One Bos javanicus breed banteng chromosome 9, ARS-OSU_banteng_1.0, whole genome shotgun sequence DNA window includes the following coding sequences:
- the MRPL18 gene encoding large ribosomal subunit protein uL18m isoform X2 — translation MALRSRSWELLPVCRNPGCRVAAFSTSAKPVVKPEADPVGNEAVAPEFTNRNPRNLELLAVARKERGWGTVWPSREFWHRLRVIRSQHHIEALVEHRNGQVVVSASTHETTTDWHDRGWCGAAGASENL, via the exons ATGGCGCTTCGGTCGCGGTCCTGGGAGTTGTTGCCGGTTTGCAGAAACCCCG GATGTCGGGTGGCAGCGTTCTCGACCAGTGCTAAGCCAGTGGTGAAGCCTGAGGCGGACCCCGTGGGAAATGAAGCCGTTGCCCCAGAGTTCACCAACCGGAACCCCCGGAATCTGGAGCTCTTAGCTGTGGCCAGAAAAGAGCGGGGTTGGGGGACCGTGTGGCCCTCCCGTGAGTTCTGGCACAG GTTGCGAGTTATAAGGAGCCAGCATCACATAGAAGCGCTTGTTGAGCATCGCAACGGCCAGGTTGTGGTGTCAGCCTCCACTC ATGAAACGACTACAGATTGGCATGATAGAGGGTGGTGTGGTGCTGCAGGAGCCTCGGAGAATCTATGA
- the MRPL18 gene encoding large ribosomal subunit protein uL18m isoform X1 has protein sequence MALRSRSWELLPVCRNPGCRVAAFSTSAKPVVKPEADPVGNEAVAPEFTNRNPRNLELLAVARKERGWGTVWPSREFWHRLRVIRSQHHIEALVEHRNGQVVVSASTREWAIKKHLYSTKSVVACESVGRVLAQRCLEAGINFMVYQPTPWEAASDSMKRLQIGMIEGGVVLQEPRRIYE, from the exons ATGGCGCTTCGGTCGCGGTCCTGGGAGTTGTTGCCGGTTTGCAGAAACCCCG GATGTCGGGTGGCAGCGTTCTCGACCAGTGCTAAGCCAGTGGTGAAGCCTGAGGCGGACCCCGTGGGAAATGAAGCCGTTGCCCCAGAGTTCACCAACCGGAACCCCCGGAATCTGGAGCTCTTAGCTGTGGCCAGAAAAGAGCGGGGTTGGGGGACCGTGTGGCCCTCCCGTGAGTTCTGGCACAG GTTGCGAGTTATAAGGAGCCAGCATCACATAGAAGCGCTTGTTGAGCATCGCAACGGCCAGGTTGTGGTGTCAGCCTCCACTCGTGAATGGGCCATTAAGAAGCACCTTTATAGCACCAAAAGTGTGGTGGCTTGTGAGAGTGTAGGACGAGTGCTGGCACAGCGGTGCTTGGAAGCAGGAATCAACTTCATGGTCTACCAACCCACGCCTTGGGAGGCAGCGTCAGACTCG ATGAAACGACTACAGATTGGCATGATAGAGGGTGGTGTGGTGCTGCAGGAGCCTCGGAGAATCTATGAATGA